TCGCGCAGACGGACGACCTCGCGAGCGTGGCGCGCGGCGAGGCGCCGGCCGCGCGCCCGCTCCGCATCGCGACGTTCGAGGTGTTCTCGACCTACTTCGCGGGCGAGCTCGTCGCGCGCGCGTTCGGGGATCGTCCGATCGCGCTGCGCGAGCGGGTGCCGGGCGCGATCGAGGAGGCGCTCGCGGACGACGCCGCCGACGTCGGCATCACGTACGTGCCGATGCCGCGCGTCGAGATCGACTACCTGAAGGTGACGTCGATGGAGATGGGCATCTTCGGCCGCCCCGACTTCGCGTCCGTGCCGATCGCGAAGCTCCCGTTCTGCGCGCCGGCGATCCCGCTCACCGGCGTCGCGACCGCGATGCGCGGGCTCGACGGCTGGCCCGACGAGCGCGTGCCGCGCACGGTCCGCTACGCGCTCGACATGCTCGAGTCGGCGCTCGACCTGGCGCGGCGCGGCCTCGGCGTCCTCTACGCGCCGGCGTTCGTCGTCGCGCTCCACAACCGGACCGTGAACGCGCGCCACGCGCTCCACGCGCTGCCGCTGCCGAAGGGGATCGACGCGAGCGTGCGCCGCCGCGACGTCTTCGTCGTGAAGCGGCGGTCGACGGAGGAGAGCGCGGACATCAAGAAGATCGCGCGCGCGCTGCGCGAGGTCTGCTCGCTCGCGCCTTCTCCTTGAGCACGGTTGCCTTCGCGCCGCCGCGCCGCCAGACTTCGGGCGATGCCGTCGGCCTGGGACCAGACTCCGGAGGACCTGCGCGCGCTCGGCTACGAGCGGGACGCGGCGCACCTCTTCGGCCGGCTGCAGCGCATCGCGACGTGGGACGCGGCGGGCCCGGCGCTGGGGCGGCGCGGGCGCGACCTCGTCGAGCGCGCGGGGCTCGACCTCACGCTCCCGCGCATCGTGGAGGAGCGGCCCTCGGCGGACGGCGCGACCCGCATCGTCCTCGAGCTCGCGGACGGCGCGCGGATCGAGGCGGTGCACATGCCGCGCGCGGTGCGGCGGCCGCGCGTCACGATCTGCGTCTCGAGCCAGGTCGGCTGCGCGATGGGCTGCACCTTCTGCGCGACCGCGCGGATGGGCCTCGTGCGCAGCCTCACCCCCGCGGAGGTGGTGGCGCAGCTCCACGCGGTGATGCGTCGCTTCGGCCCGCGCTCGGTGGAGCAGCTCAACGTCGTCTTCATGGGGATGGGCGAGCCGCTCCACGACGTCGAGGTCCTCGTCCGCGCGCTCGAGGTCCTCTGCGATCCGGCCGGCCTCGGCCTCGCGCCCGGCCGCGTCACGGTGTCGACGGTGGGTCACGTCGCGAACCTCGATCGGCTCGCAGAGAGTCGCTGGCTCCCGCAGCTCGCGATCAGCGTGAACGCCGCGAGTGACGAGGTCCGCCGGAGCCTCATGCCGATCAACCGCAAGTGGCCGCTCGCCGAGCTCCGCGCGGCGCTCGATCGCTGGCCGCGCGATCGGAAGGTGACGCTCGAGTACGTCCTCCTCGCCGGCGTGAACGACGACGACGCGAGCGCGGATCGCCTCGCGCGCTGGGTCGGCGACCTCCGCCACGTCGTGAACGTGATCCCGTTCAACGCGTGGGAGGGCGCGCCTTACCGCGAGCCGAGCGAGGAGCGCATCGCCGCGTTCTGCGCGCGCCTCCACGCGGGAGGCTGCCTCGCGAAGGTCCGTCGCTCGCGCGGCCGCGACGCGCGCGCCGCGTGTGGGATGCTCGTCACAGGACGTGCTGCCACGCCGGCAGCGTGAGCATCGAGAGACCGCGCCCACGATCGCGCCGCAACGTCCCACCCGAGCGCGCCTGCGTCAACCATGGCCGCGGCCGCGCTCTCATGACGGCCTCGCGCTTGCATCTCGAGGGAGGGTGGAGACTCCGTGATGAAGCAGAAGCTGGCGGCCGTGCTCGCGGCGCTCGCGTGGTGCGGGCTGGTCGCGGCGTGCGACGACGACACGGGCACGGAGACCGGCACCGGCAACACGCGTTCGGTCGGGACGAACTGCCCGGTCGCAGGCGGCGGGACGAGCGGCACGGTGGTCGGCGGCGGCACCTCGACGAGCGGCGGCACGACGACCGGCGAGGGCACCGCGACGAACGAGGCCGTCGACGACGGCGACTGCACGACCGCCGGCAGCGGCACGAGCAGCGGCACCGGCACCACCACGAGCACGAGCGGCGGGCCCGAGGACCCGCCGCCCGGCGTCCCGTTCCCGACGCGTTAGCTCGCGGACGCTTGTCCGAGCAGCTCGTTGACCTTGCGCTCGTACTCCTCGGAGGTGATCTCCTTCGCGGCGAGGCGCTCCGCGAGGGCGGTGAGCTCGGCGCCGTGGGCGGCCTTCGCTTGCTCGACCTTCGCTTCGTTCGCGCCGTACTCCTTCCGGAGCTTCCCCTTCTCTTCGCTGAAGACCTTGCGCAGCTCGGCGGGCGTGGCCTTGCCGTCGGTCTCGTAGAAGTGGTTCACCGCGCGCCCGACCGCGCCGACGGCGACGTAGGAGACGACCGCGCCGCTGACCGCGCCCGCGAGCGTGCCCCAGCCCGGGATCATCTTCACGAGCGAGTGCGCCGCGCTCTGCGCCATCGCGATCGAGAGGATCGACGCGAAGCGCGTCCACTTCTCCTTGCCGGTGAGGGGCTGGCCCCACAAGATCGAGATCTCGTCGACGACCGCGCCGAGCTGCAAGAGCACGCCGACGTCGCCGACGAACGGTATCGGGAGCGCGCCGAGGATGGCGGCGTTCATCGTGCGCCGCGCGAGGACCGCCTTCACGCGCGCCTGGCGCTCGACCGGATCGAGCGCGGGCGAGACCGGCAGGTCGTAGGCGCGGCGCCGGAGGAAGTCGTCGAGCTGTCCGTCGCCGCTCTCGACCGAGAACGCGTTGCGGATCTTCTTCAGCACGTCGTTCTCGGACTGCACGGCGCCGTCGCTCGTCGCCATCGCGTACGCGACCTCGAAGACGGCGCGCCGCACGACGGGTGAGGTCACGGCGGCGAGATCGGCCTCGAGGTCCGACGGCTCGGTGAGGAGGTCTTCGAGCGACTTCCCCTCGACCACCGGCACGAGCTCCGCCACGGCCGATCGAAACAACTTGCGCTCCTCGTCGCTGATCTTCCCGTCCGCCCGCGCGACCGCCCCGATCACGCGCAGCGCCGCCGTTACCTCCGCTTGGCTCATGGTTCTCTCTCCCTTCGCCGCCCCCCATAGCACGACCGCGGCAGCGACCCGGATCCCGACCCTGCGTAAGAGCCCGCGCCGTCGGGGAACGCGATCGCGGCAGCGTGCATGCGCGTCGCAGCGCGTGCGACTCCCGCGCAGCAAATTCGCGGATCCTGCTCCGGCGCTTCGTCTCGTGCGTAGGCTGCGCGATTCTGCAGACTTGCGGCCCTCTCGGGCCGTTCTTGCCGAAGGAGCCTTTCCCATGATGAAGCGTTCAATCGCCCTTGGACTCGGTGTGCTTGCAGGAATGCTCGGAGCGCCGGTCGCGGCCCACGCCGAGCCGCTGGTCGCCTTGAAGGTGTCGACGTCCACGAGCGCCCTCGTCACGTTCGACAGCGCGACGCCGGGCACGGTCGATCCCGACAAGCCGATCGCGGGGCTCGACACGGGCGACGTCCTCGTCTCGATCGATCATCGCCCCGACACCGGGGTGCTCTACGGCATCGCGCAGTCCGGCAAGCTCTACACGCTCGCCATCGCCGGCAACGCGGTCACCGCGACGCGCGTCGGGACGAACGCGGTGACGCTGACGGGCCCGTCGTTCGGCATCGACTTCAACCCGTCCGTCGACCGCATCCGCGTCGTCAGCACCGCGCGCGAGAACCTGCGCCTCAACCCGGCCGACGCGACGCAGCTCCCGGCGGGCGCCTCGCCGGAGCTGAAGCTCCAGTACCCGGTCGCCGGCGTGTGCCCGACGCTCGACGCGCCGATCGAGCCCATCGACGGGCCGCTCGTGATCGGCGTCGCGTACCGGAACAACGTGGGCGGCGCGGCGGGCTTCACCGACGCGGACGGCTCGAACCAGGGGCTCCTCCAGTACGGCATCGACGCGCGGAGCTCGAGCCTCGTGCGGATGGGGAACGCGAACCTCAACGACGGCTGCGTCCAGACGGTGGGATCGCTCAACATCACGCTCGACGCCGACCCCGCGACGCACGGCGGCTTCGACATCTCGACCGCGACCGGCGTCGCGTACGCGTCGCTGTCCACCGGCGGCGGCGCCC
The Labilithrix sp. genome window above contains:
- a CDS encoding LysR family transcriptional regulator, with product METQRLRQLCLVVETGGLREAARLLGISHSGLSKSIKALEDELGVALFAPSGRGVVVTDTGRRVYEAARRVLAQTDDLASVARGEAPAARPLRIATFEVFSTYFAGELVARAFGDRPIALRERVPGAIEEALADDAADVGITYVPMPRVEIDYLKVTSMEMGIFGRPDFASVPIAKLPFCAPAIPLTGVATAMRGLDGWPDERVPRTVRYALDMLESALDLARRGLGVLYAPAFVVALHNRTVNARHALHALPLPKGIDASVRRRDVFVVKRRSTEESADIKKIARALREVCSLAPSP
- a CDS encoding 23S rRNA (adenine(2503)-C(2))-methyltransferase RlmN; this translates as MPSAWDQTPEDLRALGYERDAAHLFGRLQRIATWDAAGPALGRRGRDLVERAGLDLTLPRIVEERPSADGATRIVLELADGARIEAVHMPRAVRRPRVTICVSSQVGCAMGCTFCATARMGLVRSLTPAEVVAQLHAVMRRFGPRSVEQLNVVFMGMGEPLHDVEVLVRALEVLCDPAGLGLAPGRVTVSTVGHVANLDRLAESRWLPQLAISVNAASDEVRRSLMPINRKWPLAELRAALDRWPRDRKVTLEYVLLAGVNDDDASADRLARWVGDLRHVVNVIPFNAWEGAPYREPSEERIAAFCARLHAGGCLAKVRRSRGRDARAACGMLVTGRAATPAA
- a CDS encoding TerB family tellurite resistance protein: MSQAEVTAALRVIGAVARADGKISDEERKLFRSAVAELVPVVEGKSLEDLLTEPSDLEADLAAVTSPVVRRAVFEVAYAMATSDGAVQSENDVLKKIRNAFSVESGDGQLDDFLRRRAYDLPVSPALDPVERQARVKAVLARRTMNAAILGALPIPFVGDVGVLLQLGAVVDEISILWGQPLTGKEKWTRFASILSIAMAQSAAHSLVKMIPGWGTLAGAVSGAVVSYVAVGAVGRAVNHFYETDGKATPAELRKVFSEEKGKLRKEYGANEAKVEQAKAAHGAELTALAERLAAKEITSEEYERKVNELLGQASAS